Proteins from one Flammeovirga agarivorans genomic window:
- a CDS encoding RDD family protein — MKKITDYTEEKLLTRTQRDEYGNRVQVEELYEFPITVNSIKPGPRFAHFLADFILYSLITRFLFLEPFLYFNPEITMLDEVSKDNLIKGFLFSILFSVMVFGSGFPTYCFIFEFYFQRTPGKYLTSSYVIDEYLNKPSRKQLLLRSIVRIINPFDALSCIDNPSRGWHDKWSKTYVVTEEELKRLQEIKNMDTTQIA, encoded by the coding sequence ATGAAAAAAATTACAGACTATACAGAAGAAAAACTTCTTACAAGAACGCAAAGAGATGAATATGGAAATAGAGTGCAAGTTGAAGAATTATACGAATTTCCCATAACAGTTAACTCTATAAAACCTGGTCCTCGATTCGCACATTTTTTAGCAGATTTTATTTTATACTCCTTAATTACTAGATTCTTATTTTTGGAACCATTTCTTTACTTCAATCCTGAAATAACAATGTTAGATGAAGTAAGTAAAGATAATTTAATAAAGGGTTTTTTGTTTAGTATTTTATTTAGTGTTATGGTTTTTGGAAGTGGTTTCCCCACCTATTGTTTTATTTTTGAATTCTATTTTCAACGAACTCCTGGTAAATATTTAACTTCAAGCTATGTAATAGATGAGTATTTAAATAAACCATCGAGGAAACAGTTATTGTTGCGAAGTATCGTAAGAATAATAAATCCTTTTGACGCATTAAGTTGTATTGATAACCCGAGTAGGGGTTGGCATGACAAATGGTCAAAAACGTATGTTGTAACTGAAGAAGAGTTGAAAAGGTTACAAGAAATCAAAAATATGGATACAACTCAAATAGCATAA